Below is a window of Podospora pseudocomata strain CBS 415.72m chromosome 1 map unlocalized CBS415.72m_1.2, whole genome shotgun sequence DNA.
GGTGAAGATATTGTAGTGTTGGTGGGATGTGTCAGAGGTTGGCAACAACGGTGAGAGACTAATCCATATACTAAATGAAGATCAGGATGGCACAGTTCAATGCCCAGTGACAGGGAAAGTGGATTCTCTCAATACTGATAAGCTTTTTTCTTGCCATAGTGCGGCTCCCTTTAGGGTGCTCTTAACTCTTGATTGCCTTGTGACTTGAAAGCTGAGATGACTCCTGTATTCACTCATTGCACTCACTCTCAAGTCCACCAGTCCACCAGTCCATCTCACCCACGTGAGCATCTTTCTCTTCCCCTGAATTACAATATTCACTCGTGACTTTTGAAATGCCAGTTCGTGGACACATTCTCTCAAAAGTCTTTTCAAACTTTGCGGCGCTTGAAACTCCACAGAACATGAGATACAAGTCTCGAGTCTCCTGTAATTCGTCTGGGAATCCACCTCTTGACAAGAGTGACGATGGGTGGCCAGAGATGGGTGACACAGCTGAAGTATCCACCCAGGTTGGACCTTTCTGGTGCGTTGAAATTTGCTGCAGCACAGGAATTTGGCATACATGGATTTGACTTGTTATTTTTGCTGAAACATACTGACAACAGCTCAGCTTTATAAGGTCTGGTGCAGTCCTATACTGGGTATGCAGAGGAAGACAAAATCGTGCCTGAACATTTAAATCAACAGTTAGAAACCCCCTTGCGGATAGACCGATGTTCCAGATGTTAGTGTGAGACATAAGGCCTGTTATAGGTACGCAGAGTGGATTAGAAATCAAAACCTATGCCTGATGCTCTTTTCGCGTCACGTTCCGTTTCTGGTAGTTCAGTGCGGTATAAGTGAGCGGGTCCGGTCAGGAAATCTGACGTCATCACAGATCTGTACTCCCACCAGGTCCTCGTTTCAACCGACTGGTAGATGTGCGACTTCGGACTGCAGTGCCGTGAGGGGGCTCCGGACTCTCAAGAGCATTGAACAaatcagctggacatggtcgGCTACGAGTCAACACAGTGATAGACCATTGTCCGCGTTGTTGCCGGTGCCAAGTACCCCACATGCATGTCAGTTCAAGGGCGAGCCCGTTGCTACCATACCCCACCGCCGTCTGGATCGCGTGTCAAACATATAAACCGCCCCCTCATCGCCATCAGAACCCCGCCAAGATCGAATATCTTTCCTCATATTCTTCCCCCGCGTTGCGTAGTCAACTTTGATCCTCGACACAATGGCGGACCAACAACAAGTTATTCTCTTTGACcttcccagccagccccctTGCAAGGCTTGGTCATTGAACCCCTGGAAGAGTGAGTCTTGACCCTCAAGATGAAGTTTGACCTATCGTTGACATTATCATTCTagcccgtctcctcctcaacttcaagaACATCCCATACAAGACAGAGTGGCTCGAGTATCCCGACATCGCTCCCCGTCTCTCCCCTCAGTGCGTCCTGTCCTCCGCTTCAACATTGCCCTTTTCCTTTACTGACACCGCCTTAGCCTGCCGCCTAACGAGGAAGGATCAGCTTACACCATCCCCAccgtcatcctcccctcGGGCAAATACGTGACCGACAGCAAGGTCATTGCTGAGAAGCTCCAGGCCCTCTACCCCACCCCGCACATCGACCTCGCCTCTCCTTACCAAGCCAAAATAGAAGAACTCATGCCGCAGCTTATGAAGAGCTTCAGGCCAGTCTACCTGCCGCTCATTCCCAAAAGCTTGTTGAACGAGAAGAGCCGGCCATATTGGTATGACACGCGAGGCAAGCTGTTGGgaatggaggtggatgatTTTGGCAGGGAGAATGGCGGGGAGAAGACATGGGGGAAGGTTGAGCCAGTTGTGAAGGCGGTCACGGCGTTGATGAAAGAGAATCCAAATGGGCCGTTTTTTGAGGGGAAACAGGTGGTGTATGCGGATCTTGTGTGGGGGGCATTTCTGATTTtcttgaagaggatggatcAGGGGGTGTTTGACGAGATGCTGAAGAGGAGTGGTGATAAGGCGGTGCACGAGGCGCTcttgaaggggttggagaagtggACTGATAGGGATGACCagtgagggcgaggttgaagatgaagatgtaTTGAGAGCTTATATCTGCTCAATATCAAAGTCTTCCTTCCAAAATAGCCCCTCCTTTCAAAGATGTTTTTCGCAACGATGCCTTGATGCAATATATAGTGAAGCAGGCCACAGATCGCTTGCCAAAAAAGACAGATCAACCTTCGACAATTTGGCTTCCCCAAAGGCTTTCCGTCATGGCTTTCTCGCCTTCCTCGGTCCATAGTGATTGAGCTTTATTTCTGTGGAAAGGTGGAGCTGGTCTGGGCCCTGCCGAGCCCACCAAAGCTCGATTACTCTCAGATATTAGATAGTCTCAGAGCCCTAACAAAGACAGTTATATTAACACCGGTTATACTCAGGTAGGCTTTATTCTAACTATTTGGCAGTGGAAAAGATAATGTAGTGGTTATAAGTAGCAAGAAAAGCTTGCACTTTCACAGCACCTGTTCCATTACCTAGTAGGCCTACCTGGATacatgtgacgaacccctatccagaacctccgAAAAGAATACTAGTCGAAGGCGCTTCTGAACAATCatggttcggtacagctaaacagtgtacaacaatggcttgtctcaacCACAATAGTCAAGACACCAACGAATGTGACTTGtaattgcatactgcggaactgttTATCTACACcggccagttcctccgtatatatcCCCCAGTGGATTACCTGGATCACTTCTCCCAGTGTAGGCTCACCATGGATCACTCCCGTCACCTTAGGATCACTTGGATCACCACGCTCCTGGCGCTCCCAGGCGCTCCACTTCCTATTGGTTCCCGTAGCGATTGGCTGGCACCTCCCGTGCTCCACATACTGTTCAACCTGCCTGTTGGCTTAACTGTGACACCAGCACAGAGTAGCACATCCCTACACACCCCTACACAGGCCAAAGCCGGTGCTGAACCGGCCCAGCACCGGTCCACTCACGAAGAAGGTAATTCTCAAAGTCGACATTCGGAACAGGAACTAGGATGAGACCCTTCAGAAGACTAACAAATGTCCAACTTCCGCTCACAAAAAGAACCCCCATGTCTGCCAATCATGCATTTCTTTCCGTGCACTTCTCACTCCTTCTATTCCATCACGGTCGCGAAACCACTCAGTCAAAGATATGTCCAAGTGCGGTCTCGCATCCAGGGTGTTCCGGGGATCCGGACCCACAGCAAGAGTACTTGGAATCTCCTTCCTCAATCTCCGGATCGCCGTGAGCAGAGCAGCGAACAAAGCGACTGGTTGCGAACATGCCTGTTGTTGAAAAGGCAAGTTAGTATTTTGTGGTTGAAGAAAGGTAGAAACAGATATGTGCGTTTGTTGTGGAGGTCGCGAAGGTATGAGCTGTGAGCCTATGAAGCAAGCAAACGCCAGACCATCAGATGTGGCGCAATGAGTCTATATATGATATAGTATTCACTCTGGAGAACTGATGGAACTAGGAAGCCTTCTCATCTTCCATCAACCTTCTACCACGGCCTATCCCACTGTGTCGCCATACATCTATCGTCCCCACATTATCTGACTCTCCAAACTCATCTCCACATACCAGAGTGCCACACACAGGTGTTCTCATCGGCCGTTCTCTCCCCTTGGCTGTCAAAGACCTTCATGCACCGTTGGCACTGGGCCTGCTTCACTTCCAGGTTCATCTGGAAGTATTTGATGGGGGTGTCAGGGACGGCGGCAGCGCGCTTTTGGGCCTCGAGTGTCGCGGCTCCATCATCCAGACTATGGGTGAGAAgatccttcctctccttgagTTCGATTCTCGCGCGCTTCAACCCACGTCtgtcgagaagctcgagctTGCGCTTGGTTTGAGGGTTGATTGAAGCC
It encodes the following:
- a CDS encoding uncharacterized protein (COG:O; EggNog:ENOG503P34E) → MADQQQVILFDLPSQPPCKAWSLNPWKTRLLLNFKNIPYKTEWLEYPDIAPRLSPHLPPNEEGSAYTIPTVILPSGKYVTDSKVIAEKLQALYPTPHIDLASPYQAKIEELMPQLMKSFRPVYLPLIPKSLLNEKSRPYWYDTRGKLLGMEVDDFGRENGGEKTWGKVEPVVKAVTALMKENPNGPFFEGKQVVYADLVWGAFLIFLKRMDQGVFDEMLKRSGDKAVHEALLKGLEKWTDRDDQ